A segment of the Polyodon spathula isolate WHYD16114869_AA chromosome 17, ASM1765450v1, whole genome shotgun sequence genome:
GCTCCTCAAGCCACAAAGCTACAGCTCTTGTCTTGATTGGTAGGAATGACTTTTTTCCCCAAagtctgttgtttttaaataaatgtagaaaaaaactgcattaacatCCTAGAACAGTTTCACAAATACAAAGCAGGCTTTGAAATGTGTTCATGATTTCCAGCTTTGTGAGTAGAGCAAATGAAGAGAGtgatttcattttacattttctttcctcTTGCTACTAGCTCATGCAGCATCATTATTCCCACCCACCCTTTCTTGTGCTGTAGTTGTTTGGCTATTTTGTCGTGCACCGGTTTGCTGTGCTCGATGGGTTCGTTACACGCACATGCACATATGTAATGTGTGCTTGCTTCTTTCGTATTTTAGGACATTTCTCCAGATGACCTAAAGGATGAGCTTCCGGAAAGACAACCCAGATATCCTTTGAATAAGAAATGCCTTTGTGCTGTGTACACCGTGTATATAACTCGGATAGCCTGTGTACACCGTGTATATAACTCGGATATCCTGTGTACACCGTGTATATAACCCAGATAGCCTGTGTACACCGTGTGTATAACTCAGATAGCCTGTGTACACCGTGTGTATAACCCAGATAGCCTGTGTACACCGTGTGTATAACCCAGATAGCCTGTGTACACCGTGTATATAACTCAGATAGCCTGTGTACACGGTGTGTATAACTCGGATAGCCTGTGTACACAGTGTGTGTAACTCGGATAGCCTGTGTACACAGTGTGTATAACTCAGATAGCCTGTGTACACAGTGTGTATAACTCAGATAGCCTGTGTACACCGTGTGTATAACCCAGATAGCCTGTGTACACAGTGTATATAACTCGGATAGCCTGTGTACACAGTGTATATAACCCAGATAGCCTGTGTACACAGTGTATATAACTCAGATATCCTGTGTACACAGTGTATATAACTCGGATAGCCTCTGTACACCGTGTATATAACTTGGATAGCCTGTGTACACCGTGTATATAACTCAGATAGCCTGTGTTCTATATATATTCTGCACTTGATGGTGTAAATCTAGAGCACGTGCTCTGAGGAAATCCAGAGGGATTCCTGCTTGGATTTAGTGGACCTGTGCCACGCTGGGATGAGCCCCAGCTGGATGTTTCACGAGCGCTGTAGCATGCAGAGTCACTTCAGGGGTAATCTCAGGATACACAGGTGCCTGACGCAGTCCGGGCtgatttctgtatttctttttcccCCCCTGTGCTGTGAAATGCTCTGGTGTTGAGTTCAAACAGGTGCGTCTCCTTAACCGCGAGCACGTTCGTTATTTACAGCTACAAATACCAGCATGACGACGGCCGTGTTTCCTACCCTCTGTGCTTCATCTTCTCCAGCCCAGTCGGTAAGTCTCTTTTGAGCTCCTCCAGTCTTTATTTGTGTTGCGTGGAGCTGGAGGTTCTTGACGTCCACTCAGAGAGCACGCCGGTAAAGGTCTGCATAGCCGCTACGCATTCTGACCCCGGTCTCGACCACAGTGAGCGTGGCTCTCCTGCATGGGCTTTAAGACTGCCAGCCTCTCCCCTGTTAACCCTGACGTGACCATATTCTTTTTTCATAGGATCAGAGGGGCAAATAGGCTTGTTTTTAGATTCTGTGCCTGTGAGTGTGTCTTTGGTTTGTTTCTTGGTTCTTTTAAAACTTAAGAGGAATACAAGAATGTCATGGTCTCTGTCAGTGGCCCTTAGGAGCcagcatgcttgtgtgtgtgaatCTTGTGACCCTCGTGCTCGGTGCGTCTGTGCATTAGCAACCCTGCCCTGTGTAGATGGGTAGCCATCGTTCTGCAAGCAAAGCTGCTGTTATTGTTGAGTTATCAAGTCCCTCCAGCACTCCACTGTCTCTCTGTGCTAGCAGGGATTAGCAGGCACATATAGGAACCTGGTCCAGCGCActgctttttgggtttttttttgctgaccttttgttacagtatttgtattaccCCAGCTAGCTCCACTCACTCTGTGAGTGGCcccctcgtgtgtgtgtgtgtgtgtgtgtgtgtgtgtgtgtgtgtgtgtgtgtgtatatatatatataaaatgtgttatctGGTTTTTATTGCAGGGTGCAAACCAGAACAGCAGATGATGTACGCAGGGAGCAAGAACAAGCTGGTGAAGACTGTGGAGCTGACGAAGGTAAGCACTCCTGACATGGGCGCTCCCTTTGTGGGTTCGTTTCCAGTGTGGAAATCCACCAGGTTGGGGTTTACTTTCTGCTTTGGTTGAGAGTAAAGGTTTTGAATGGTCCCTAAGGTAACGAGCTAGGGATGTTTAGCCCttattaaagattattatttaattttggaaTAATAGAAATTGTGTATGAAAGAAAGCAtaaatatttctgtgttttttttgttttttttctctccttttcaCATAATTGCTCCTAGGTCTCTCTATTTATGTTTGGAACTTTTGAAGCCCAAATTCTCAGATCTCTGAATGGCTGAATTACGACCTggcttgaattattattattattattattattattattattattattatgatcagAATGTAATAAATGCAGGACAGTAAGAGAAGTGTGAAAGGcatgttttgtttgggttttcaGAACACAATAAACCAGCAATGTGCAATATGCACTGTGGAACATTCAGCTCCTGCCCGGGGACTGTGTTTGGAAGCAGCTTCAGCCCTGCAGAGCTGGCAGGCAGCGGAGTCCTTGTTGCTGGTGTCTGAAACCCAGGGTTGCAAATCCTGCAGATCATGAACCAGGATCCTGTACAGTTTagaattgttctatttttattttgttccaggtGTTTGAAATCCGGAACACAGAGGACCTGACCGAGGAGTGGCTGCGTGAGAAACTGGGCTTCTTCGGGTAGAGGCTCTGCCCAAGCGGGGCGGGGCAAAGTGGAAGCACTTGTTGCTGCACTGCCGGCATCTTTTCAAACTTTTTGTCTGTGCAAACttcagaatcccccccccccacatcatgattgagaagagagagaagagctCTGGTACGGCCGGTTTCACAGCCCCTGATTCGTGCTACCCTTAAACTGCCTGACCTTGGGTAATGTGGGCTAAtcagggctgtgaaaccagccatcaGATTTGTAGCTGTGATGATGTTTACAGTGCAAACATGTATTCTGGCATTTTATTCCATTttggtttcatatttttttctaaatcggcctcaatatttaaatttaaaaaatacctttttttttttttttttaaatgtatttattttttcaatttcagttttatttaatgaCTGTTAAACTGGGGTCCAGACCAGCATGTTGAGAGCGTGGTGCTGTTGTGATGATGTCATGACATCTGCAAACTGTGGAACCACAGGCACGGAAACACGCTAAGAACATGCTTTTTACTGTCACTGTGGCAATATAATACGGGGAGAGAAATGGTGATCTACCGCAGCCCTTTACAAATATTATCATCCATTGCTATAAGAGATTACAATATTTCTATTGTTTCCAGaattgtggaaaaaaataataataataataatttgaaaggCAGGACAGTAAGTTTTTTAGCAAACAGGGTCTTTAATCACAGCTCTGACGTTTCTTTTAGAAATGTATGGGCTTTTCCTTTAGGTCAAACCATTCAACAAGAATACAGGGGGAACGGGACATTAAAGAATTCAACAATGCTcaagtaataaacaaatacatgtacaatacaaaataaacctacCTTTGAACGAATGAATTCTCCCTCAGTAGTTCCATGTAGTCCCCAAAGGAATGCCCAGGattgagaggagagaggggggtaGCAGGTCTGTGCTTGGAGGGTGATATGAGAATGTTTAGCCCCAGCACCAGGGCAGTCAAGATCACGCTAAACAGAAGCTCTCTTCTGCTCTTCCAAGCTATTGATCAGTAGAACAGGAGATCTGTTCTGGAagaacacattctttcccttgaaTTACTTCCTCATAAAAATAGTGTCATTTTGAGGGCAATGAGTTCTTATTAGTATTGTTCATGAGGTGGGGTTTAGGTGCATGCTCTGACATTCAAATGCATGCCCTCCACATTCAGCACAGCACAGTCGAACCAAGCCACTCCCTGTGTTCTGAGTGCACATAGACCTCATAGCTTAGCAATAGTGCATGCTGGAAGTTTGAAACCCTTAAGAGTATTTTTTGCAAAAATCCTCAACCCTAAGGGGCTGGTTGTAAACATGATAAATAATACTTTTCATCTTCATACTTTGACCCTGTGTTTTCCTTGTGTCCAGCACACAGAACCttaaaagcaaatataaaaataccTTTCAGAGTGTTTGCAGTAAAGCCAGGCTGGCAGTGTGTTCATTTTCATATCATGTTACTCTGTGTTATTGCTGAATGCTTGTATTTACTGGCTAAACAGGACCTTTAAGTGGTCCAGCTGGGTTTAGTTTGACCAGAAGTGTTGAGTTACAGACAGGTTTACTGGTGTCTGACGATACTGTCATTAATAAACACACTTCCAGATTTCTTTCTTTACATGCCCAGACctgtattaaaatgttataatgcTGTGTTTGAggggattagaaaaaaaaaagttatcttttgAGTTTTGATGTATTTCAGTTAGTGTTCTGCACATGTATTCCAGACttgctttgtgtttaaaaagGCTCTTTGTCCAGCGAATCTTTCTGTGCAGATGTTTGCTATCGAACTTTGGGACCTGACGATGTGAAATCTTTTGTAATTTGCAACATACTGTACCAACAATATAATGTGACTGAatgcaaaaacataaataaataaaatataatacagctctggaaaaaattaacagaccactgcaaaattatcagtttctctggttttgctatttataggtatgcgtttgggtaaaattaacatttttgttttataaatattattattataaatatttttacaaatatttttatttggaatttttgagaaatgttgtcagtagtttatagataaactactgacaacatttctcctaaattccaaataaaaatattgtcatttagagcatttatttgcagaaaatgacaactggtcaaaatataataaagcataataataataataatgcaaagaaaataagttcatattcatttttaaacaacacaatactaatgttttaacttaggaagagttcagaaatcaatatttggtggaataaccctgattttcaagtacagctttcatgcgtcttggcatgctctccaccagtcttttacattgatgttgggtgacttcatgccactcctggcacaaaattcaagcagctcggctttgtttgatggcttgtgaccatccaccttcctcttgatcacattccataggttttcaatggggttcaggtctggagattgggctggccatgacagggtcttgatctggtggtcctccatccacaccttgattgacctggctgtgtggcatggagcattgtcctgctggaaaaaccaatcctcagagttggggaacattgtcagagcagaaggaagcaagttttcttccaggacaaccttgtacttggcttgatgcatgcatccttcacaaagacaaatctgtccgattccagccttgctgaagcccccccagatgagtccaattttcagctttgcccaacacctggtcgtctaatggttagacggagacctggagaggcctacaagccacagtgtctcgcacccacaaatgtggtggaggatcagtgaagagctgggggtgcttcagcaaagctggaatcgggcagctttggcatgaatcaagccaagtacaatatatatatagacacaaataatgtgttaaatatatatacCGTTTAAAATCCTAAGTGTGAGACTATACGCTTTGTGAACGCAGCCAGTAAGCCGCTGTTTCATTCACGTTATGTAAGCGCATGTCTCGCCGGGTCTCGCGTTGTTTGACCCGCTCCTCTCTCGCAGTGTCACGCTGAGTGTTGAACAGTGAAAGATGGCGTTCACATTTGCGGCCTTTTGTTATATGCTGGCATTGCTGCTCACGGCGGCACTCATCTTCTTCGCCATCTGGCACGTAAGTATTTAGATGCGGCTCGTTTCGGAGGGATAACGGTCGGGGCACATCTTAGCTTCGTATTTCGTTGCTTCTGCCGTAAAGAAAGGCTGCCGCAGAGCAGATGCCGTGTGCCGGCCAGGTTTAAAGGCTCCACCCGGAATGAATGACACATCTGCACGGTCCCGGACACGGGTTACTTATCAGTATTGCAAATAGCTACTTTATCTTTGAAATGGGTGTTAGTTTTAATAGCTGACTTACACATTGGGCTTAATATAAGCAGTCATGCAttgacagtattattattatttattgttattattactgttgtgaTTAGGATTATTGATAATGCTAATACTAGTATTTATTGATCGTGTTGATCGCACAATTTAATCAAAGCGTGTGTTTGTTTAACTTGCGATCTTGCAATCTAATTGACCGGTACTTGTAAAATATACAATGCTGGCTTCACGCTCTCAGTGTTATCTAGCTGGGCTAAGTTACTGTACATACTATTGAAGTGAACTGTGTCTTTCACTTTGCTTGCCGGGTCACTGAGTTTCTTGACAgtttagaaagtgtttttttgaGGACATTCATTTATAGAAGATATTGTTACTCCCAGGGTGCACTGAGAGATCCCATAGTCCTATGAAAAACGGCCATGCATATTTGCAACACACAGGATTTAGTAATCCACGCCCCTCCCCAGAAGTTGTAGCCGTGCTTGCACGTCGTTTTCTCTGGGTAATGTTAGTCTGAGATTTGGAAA
Coding sequences within it:
- the gmfb gene encoding glia maturation factor beta yields the protein MSESLVVCDVDGELVEKLRQFRFRKETSNAAIIMKIDKDKQLVILDEEYEDISPDDLKDELPERQPRFVIYSYKYQHDDGRVSYPLCFIFSSPVGCKPEQQMMYAGSKNKLVKTVELTKVFEIRNTEDLTEEWLREKLGFFG